The region CCTCAGAGACAGGCAGGCAGCCATGACATTAAGACCCAGGAAAACCATAAAAACCTAGGAGCATGTTATCTCCTTTCTGTGGAGGAGCTATAGAGCGTAGTAAGGAGTGAAATGGCAGGGGATAGTCTGAGTGATATCCCCATGGCTTCCAGAAGTCTGTATCAGGACCATGGTAGGCTGCAACCAGGAGGGTATTtggagagaaggtggggagggcagCTATGATTTTCACTGTAAGCCAAGTCTCATAGACAATAGCTTCCAAACTTGGAAGAGCTGTGAGCAGGATGGTGCCAGCTGCTTCTGCCTAGAGCATTAATAACAAGATAATTCATTCCAATATTGGCCCAAACCATGTCTTTATTATGCATCATAAATGTTCTAAGAATAATGATCTGACCTGTGAAAgggtgtgggagggggagaaaataGAATCTTGGCCATCTGGCTCCTTCTGCTCAGTGACTCCTCTAGAGCCcagaaaagcaatgaaaacaacTCAGATCAACCTTGACTTCTGAATTCCACATACATAGAGTCCATGTCTTTCCACCCAATCAGTTCCTAGAAGGAGGAACTCCTTTCCCTAAACCGTACATACTTCCCTCCAAAGCACAACCGTGATAAAATGTTCAGGAGTCTTCCTAAAACACATGTACCTTGTGACTATTCACTCTGTCCTAAAggaagaaacaagacaaaacgcAAAACCAAACTGAAACTTCTGTTCTAATTAGTTCTGAGGAGTTTGGTGGACTCTGTACAAAACCAAAGGATTTTGCCTATAGGAAGTACCAACTCttgttttaaaaagcaacttaAGAGTAATAGCCACATTGATGCAACACTACACTAAGGGAGAATAATGAACCTAATAAAACCAGCGATTTTCCAATTGCTATTGCTACTGGAAACACTGATTATGCTAATTAAAGGGTAGAATAGTAAATACCCACTCTTTTGCATCCAATTAAATGCTCAGATTATTTCTCagaagtatttgttgaaaatagCACTTTTGATTATCCCGGGTCCCAAATAAATAGAGtcgtgtacacacacactcaaataTACATTTCTTTCTGGAGCTTCTTTCATGAAACAGTTTAACTCTTAAAATCCCTAGTgggcaaagtaaaaaaaaaaaaaaaatcacagtttccTAAGACTACAGCTTGAGATATCTTTAAAGAAGGTGTGTGCTGaggacgcctgggaggctcagttggttaagcgactcccttcagctcaggatcctggagtcccaggatccagtcccacatagggcttcctactcagcagggagtctgcttctccctctgaccctcccctttcttatgctccctctctctctcattctctccgtctctcaaataaataaataaaatctttaaaaaaagaaaaagaaaaagaaggtgtgTGTTAAGAACAcagcacaagaaaacaatttcaaGTTAGGAACATCTGAGATTTAATACGCAAACATCAAGAAGTCAACTGGATATGCAGAGCTGCCTAAGTCCCTCATAATGCCAATGTCAGTTTATTCTAGATAATAAAATAGCCAGTCAAACTATGTTCTACAAAATGTTGAAAGTTTTATCCTTTCAGTCAATTCCATACTTCAGAGCAAAGTCAATTTATATTAAGTTAAACAAAGTACCACCGTTAAAAACTGAGAATTATGAGTAATGCCAATcagaaatgtaataaataaatattagaggATTTGCAAGTTAAAGCaaccataaaaattctattatcaaaaatgaaaatgtgttgcCTGAAGAGATTACAAATAAGATGCTAGAacccaaaaaagaaagagcttCTGTAACTCTTTACATAAGTTAATCAGGAGTGAGAATAGGATGGGTTTTGCACCCACAAAAAGAGATGtgattcatgtattcattcaaaaTCCACTTAACCAACAATTACTACCTACTCTGAGCCAGGCCTGTTCTACATCCCAGAAAAAGAGTGGTCAATAAAATCAACATGGCCCCTGATCTCATGGAACTCACATTCTAAGGGAGGGAAATAGACAGTAAACAAGAAACACATTAAGATAATTTCAGATTGGGTAAagtactttaaagaaaataaaattaaatcaaatgatAGAAAATGAATGCTGGAGGCCAGAGAGTACAATGTTTCACCTATAGCAATGGATAGCAGAGCTTCTGGAGCCTTGAAAAGTATTTAGTATTAAAACttgggggagggcgcctgggtggctcagtggtttaagccgctgcctttggctcgggtcatgatctcagggtctttggatcgagtcccacatcaggctctctgctctgaagggagcctgcttccctctcactctctctgcctgcctctctgcctacttgtgatctctctctgtcaaataaataaataaaatcttaaaaaaaaaaaaaaaacttggggtacctgggtggctcagtcattaagcatctacctttggctcaggtcatgatcccaggatcctgggatcaagccccacatcaggctccctgctcagcgggaagcctgcttctccttccctcactccccctgcttatgttttctctcctgctgtgtttttctctgtcaaataaataaataaaatgtttaaaaaaaaagaaaaaacaaacaacttcttTCTTGGGGTGCAGCGGCTCcatcagttgagcgtctgccttcagctccattatgatcccagggtcctgggattgaggtccatatcagactccctgctcaacggtAAGTTggtttccccctcttcctctgccccactgcttccttgtgctcacactctctctctaataactaaataaaaatcttttaaaattttttctatctTGTTTCAAGCTTCCCAAAAGCAGAGACTGAGGCAGGGATTTGGTGAATATAAGGCATTAAGGGAGAGTTCTCAGGAGATGGGAGTGAGGAAACTGACAGGGCAGGatttgaaagaagagaagggagctgTGGTTGCAGTTAGAGACCTAATCCCACAGAGCTCTGGAGCATGAATTGCACCCCCATGCTATCCCATCCTGAGGCAAGGAAGCTGGTCTTTGGTCCTCCTGTCAGTCAATCACTGGCCGTAGGCAGCTGGGAGTGAAGAAGCAGTATGGAACACCTTACCAGGTGAAGCAAGACTTGGCCACTTAGCCGAAGGTAATTTTCCAGAACATGGAACAGCTGAAGTGAATGTGAGTGCACTGGCCCAACAAGGGGATCTGGGTAGAAAACCAACAGCATCCCTCACAACTTCCAAATtgctttcctgcttctctctctcaaacagtaCATTGTAAGTTTTGTCATTACTTGTGGATATAATTTTCTGCTCATTTGTCAACCAAAAGCCACAACCAAGGTGGCATTATCCCAAAAATTTTCCTGGTCATTTATGCTCCATACCAAATCAATATAGTGACAACACCATCACCCTTGGTTCTACTAAAATCAATGAACTTTTGTGTTTTTCAGAACATCCAAATATTGGGGGGTAGAGGAAGTGTCACAGTACAGCCTTCAAGCTAATAGCTTTACTGAGACAAAGGAAAGCACTTGCTCCCCAAATAAGTAggacattcattcattaaaccaAAATCCACTGAGCCCCTACTATGTGCCATGTCTTGGTCAATGAGCTGCTTTACAACAACAGGACTTAGTGGGATGTGCCCATCTCATTGTTAATTCATTGGTGAGCaaacataaaattcttttttttcctaacgATTTTACCAAACTTTGTCAACAGCCACCTTTCTGCTTGGAGGATCACgcaagaatattttcattactttgAAATCATGTGTGTTGTCAAAACAACCTGATTTCTGGTCCAAAGCTTTCCTCTAGCCCTTACTCCTCCTCCTCAGAAGTCCCAAGATCAAATCTCTTTGGCTCTGACTGGGACATGGGCCCAAGTCTGAACCGACTGCTGTGGCTAGTGGAAGTAGTGTCCTCTTGATTGTCCAGGCCAAACCAAATCCCACCTCTGGAGTCTGATGTGGAAACAACACATCCCAAATCAGCCATGAAGCAAGGGCGGAGTCTCTAGGGGAAGTCAGGATTCTACGAACCATTGGAGGGGGAGTGGGTGCTGGGCTGGCAAACATACTAAGTGTTCACTACACACATCGGGGAAGGCTGTGCGGTGGTTTGCTATACCTGGAGGCAAAGAAAAGTGCCTACCACATGCCAAAACACAATCCCTACCATTTTATCTTAAAGTTAGCtgacttaatcctcacaaaaataaCATCAACTTTTTGGCATTTCACCTGTGGAAACACGAAGTATAAGAGATTAAAGAACTCACTCACCATCACCAATACAGAATGTACCATTTTTCCTCCATTCCAAGGaacttcttttcattttgccATCTCTGAAGTTGGAGTGCATCTTACATCATGATCTTGCATCTTGCATCTTGCATCATGATCTAACTGGCAGTACTTTTTTTCTAGTAGCACATAAAAGAATAGCATGGCTTGCAATGGTGTTATAGATTTGATGAGATCCTGGTAAAGCCAGGAATGAAGTCCAACGCCATCTGATTCCAAGGCTTGCATGTTCTCTATGTCTCTGGACTAGGGCAGGGATATCAACAAGCCAGGCTTTACTTGTTATGAAAAAGATATGAGAAACAGTCCTGATAGAATTTTCTTCTTATCCTTGCAGGGGAGGAAGACAGCATCATTCCACTATCCTGGAGGAGGGGCGAAGTACAAAGGAGAGGCTGTCCAGCGGTCCCTGGTAGAGTCTTACACTCACCCAGACAGCAACGAGACAGAGTGGAGGGAGAACATCGACATTGTCATGAACTGGTTCACTAAGGAAGATTTTGACTTTGTGACTCTGTACTATGGAGAGCCAGATAACGTGGGACACAAATTCGGGCCTGAGACAGAGAACAGAAGGGTGATTATTCAGCAAATCGACAGAACCATCGGGTACCTGGTGGAAGCCATTGAGAGGCACAGCTTGACCAAGAACCTCAATGTCATCATTACATCAGACCACGGCATGACCACAGTAAAAAAGCAGCCCAACGTCACTGAGATCCTCTTGACTAACTATATCAAGTTCAGGGACTTAGTCAAGTTTGATATCGTGGACTATGGTGGCTTTGGGATGCTCCTGCCCAAACCAGGGCAAGAGGAAGCCGTTTACCAAGCGCTGAAGAATGCACACCCTCACCTCAATGTGTACAAGAAGGAGGAATTCCCAGAACGCTTCCATTTTGCTAAACACCAGCGGGTCCTGCCAATCGTGATGTATGCTGACTCTGGTTATAACATCAATGGGGTGAGTtgattctaaaatgaataaagtcATCTTGGGTCTTGGAGACAGTCTCTAGAGAGAAACAggtctgaaaaaaaatgaaaatataagttaTAATCCACTGTTTCCTAAGTGTTCTGCATCCCCAACCCCACATCCCACCCAACCCTGTCCCATGTTACCACTTGTAATAATGACAAACATCCCTCCCTGACCAAGAAGCTGTATTAAAGCTGTTCAGCGctgtattaaaattttaacatgaattatttcatttttgttttccaagcCCCTAAAGATACTCTTATCTCCCCCATTTTAATGAAGAATAAACCAAAGCTAGAGAGAAGTGATTTGGGATTAAAAGTATAAGGCTGAAGTTTGAACCCAAGCCTGTGTGCTTGATTATTCACAGACCACCAGTAGATCCACCCAAAAACCCACCTGCTGGTTCCCCTTTGCacatatcaaaaataataatgaaaataattagcaACCCTGTTCACAAAATGATACAgaaatgctcatagcagcatcATTCGTAATGATCAAGaagtgaaaacaacccaattGCCCATCAGTTGATAAGTAGATAAACgaaatatggtatatccatacaatggaatattatgttgccattaaaaggaacaaagtactgatacatgttaTAACTTGAATGAACTGTGAGAATACTATGACGAAGGAAAGAAATTAGATACAAAggactacatactgtatgattctatttaaatgaaatgtttagAATAGGCAAATAAATAGAGAGAGTTCACAAATTGGTGGTTGTCTAGAATAGGGGGGAGATGTCAGGAgaaaatggggagtgactgctgaagggtacagagtttctttttggggtgatgagtGTTccaaaattgattgtggtgacaGTTCCACACCtctgagaaaaattttaaaatcttcaaattGTACATATGGTATACAAATCatatctcaacaaagctgttatgaaaaataagcaaatctaaagaagaaaataccaaaaTCAAGGCTAATTGTGAGACATAAGTGAGGTGGTCTGGTTTTTGTAAACTACCAACTAATAATTCATGGCAGAACAAAGTTTAGGTGATATTTAAACATCACATGACAGAAGATCATCCCAGGTATAGCTTGGAGAATGCTTGTCCTAGGATACGGACAGGAGTTAAACATTATAATCATGTCTGCAACCTGTATACTACCATATTGCTACAAATTCAGAGTATAACAGGTATGAGAAAACTCATAAGGTTAATGTTTAATATTGGTGGAAATGGTCACAATAAAATGCAACAATTTATTGGTATTTTGCAATCTCTCACACGGCCCAGAACACTGACAATATGTGCCCAAAGCTAAGGTCTTGCCAAGAAGAGATTCTATAGTCACTGGCCTCTTTGTAAGCCTGGTTCGTGATATAACAAGCTGAGAGTGAGGTGAAGGGATTTAATGCAATAGTCACATCCCCAACAGAACCAACCAGTTTGAGGGAATAGGGAACATTCTGAACTGACCGTTAGGCAGAAAATTCTTTGAATCTCAGTGCCTCTCACTGAATACACTTCTCAGACCCCCATCCGCCTGCCTGCTTTGGTGTGCACAGTGAAGTAGGTGTTACTCTTCTCTCTTCAGGATTGAGGAGCTTGCAAAACACATGAGGCCATCACCGGAGATACTGTGTTtgagcttattattattattattgtcagtattatcttcttgctgtgtctaaTGGGTAtgctttctttattctctttcttaaagatctttcatttcttcctcttttctttggcACTGCAGAGCAGTGTCCTTCCTtgtcatttaaattttcaaagatttcatgGATCTGACATGCATGGCATAAGGACAGTTTTCTTTCAGGGGATTGGAATCTAAAATGGCTTTTTTGTTATTACTTTTCAGCAACTTATAATATATTTCAACAAGGGAGATCATGGCTTTGATAATGTCCACATGGACATGAAGACCATATTCAGAGCTTTTGGGCCAGATTTCAAGAAGAATCACGTAGCTGAGCCTTTTGACAGCATCCACATCTACCCACTCATGTGTAAGCTTCTGGGGGTTACCCCTGAACCCCACAATGGCTCCTTGGCCATCACCCAGGAAATGCTTGTGGACTCATATGACCAGCAGCCAGGTGAGATACAAAAACAACCAACAGAAAATTGACAGTGTGTCTCAGGACAGATCCTGAGAAAAGAAtcaaaaggtgggggggggggggggttggtggtaGAATCAAGCCCAATAATCCTGTTCCCCTGAAAGCTTCAGTGCCCCCAATGCAAGACAGCTGCAGCTCTAAACAGATAGAGGAGGAAGTAGGGACTCCCTCCACATGTTGGTGGCATTTCACATAATGCCTTTGGGGCAAAAGGAAGCCTCTGCATAGAAAACGTCAAGCAATAATCCTTGTCCTCAGAAATCGCATGCAGTCTGTACTCTGATGCCCCTTCTAGATACAGAAAAGTAGCCCTCATTCAGCAACTCAGTCCTTGCTGGTGCCTGAAAGAAAGCTGCTCACAGGAGAGGAATGAAGCCTTACCATTCCACTCACTGCTGAAAAAACGGGGAAGGAGGTGGTTCCTGTAAATAAGGTTGCAAGTTCTTAAGACTTCAAAATCTTAAATCTGAACGATATAAAGGAAGAATGGAATCATCTCTGAGAATTCAGTTGTTTGCAAACATTGACCAGCTTTTCTTCTGCAGAGAGAAACTCAGACGCtgcccagtgattttttttttctttaaagattttatttatttacttggcagacagagatcacaagtaggcagagaggcaggcggagagagagggaagcaggctccctgccaagcagagagcccgatgcggggctcgatcccaggatcccaggatcatgacccgagctgaaggcagaggctttaacccactgagccacccaggtgacccatccGTGATTTATTATACTTAAAACAACTATGCTCaattaggggtgccttggtggctcagatcGGCCCCTGTCTCATGCCCATTAGGAGCCTGCAGTAAGGTCTTTGGCTATTGTCGGCTATTGATAAGCAAAATGTCCCACCAACTGATTCTCAGGAAACTGGCTTTTAGCAAATTGGTCACTTGGCAAAGTGGTCATTAGGAAAATGGGTCATTTGGTGAATAGGTCATTTAGTAAATCAGCTTTCAACGACTTGCCCTACAAGGTTTCTTTACAGTGAGCACTTTCTTGGGTTAAATGTACATTTCATTTCCATAATTAATATTCACCAGAGCCTGGATGGAAAACTACCCAGGGATCCAAGAGCAGCCAGAACAGCGTCTTAATAATCAGacagttaggggtgcctgggtggctcagtgggttaaagcctctaccttcggctcaggtcatgatcccagggtcctgggatcgagccccacatctggctctctgctcctcggagatcctgcttcctcctctctctgtctgcctccctgcctacctgtgatctgtctctctctctgtcaaataaataagtaaaatctttaaaaaaaaaaatcagacaattaAAAACCATTTGATATTTTATCAGGAGCGGAGACACAGAAGACAATGGCTCTCCAAAAGGCAGTTCTTGGTCTCGCGATTGTCACAGGAATTCTTGCAGTTCTGTTTGTTGCTAGTGTGACATATACAGCCATTCGTCGGAAAAAGAAGTGAGTGTTCTTTGGGTTTCCTGTGGTTAATCAGGGCACATTGTAATAATCCACTTCAACCACTTCCTGCATGCCAAAGGGGATCCAGCACTTTGAGAATCCAGCAACCAAGGCCAGGTTTATGATTTGCGACCTGAGCGATTACTCAAGGTCCAAGGCTCAGAAGAGCCCCCAACCTGGTTTAATAATCTACTGTCCCATTTcagaattcttgatttttttaacaaGGACCCTGCATTTTCACTTTGTACTGGACCTCCCAAATGACATACCAGTTGTATTAGTTTTCCAcaactgccataacaaattaccccaaactagctgccttaaaacaacagatattgTCTCACAGACTTGGAGGGTAAAGGgccaaaatcaaggtatcagcagggcCAGGCTCCCTCTAAAACATAtaggggagaatccttccttgcctcttctagcttttggtggttgctggcaatccttggtATTCCTTGGTTTAGAGATACAtcattccagtctctgcctccatcaccacatggccatcttctccctgtgtctgtcttTACATGGTGTTCTCTTCTCTTATATGGACACCAGTCATGATATTTAGGGCCCTCTATAGCCaggatgacctcattttaattatatctgcagactctatttccaaataaggtcactaGTACCATAAGGTCCTAAGTACCAAGGATTAGGGCTTCCAACATACTTTCTGGGGGAGTGGAGGAACACAATCCAACTTGTAACACTGGTTCTGCCCCCAACCAAAGCATTATAGAGCCCTGATGCACCTCTTTCTATATCTCAATAATTACATCATTAGACTGAGCCGCCTACATTCCTTATTATACCCAACCCTGACTATTCTTCTGCTTTGACATAGCTCTTAC is a window of Meles meles chromosome 21, mMelMel3.1 paternal haplotype, whole genome shotgun sequence DNA encoding:
- the LOC123933719 gene encoding ectonucleotide pyrophosphatase/phosphodiesterase family member 7-like; the encoded protein is MPMNSVMCGARGMTGLGVLTLLLSVLLGWASCHPVPGRKNFNKLLLISFDGFRWNYDQDVDTPNMDRLAREGVKAKYLTPPFVTMTSPSHFTTISGRWIEDHGVIHNMMFNTETQWKYSFKTTQNKTEWWDNGVLPLWITAQRQGRKTASFHYPGGGAKYKGEAVQRSLVESYTHPDSNETEWRENIDIVMNWFTKEDFDFVTLYYGEPDNVGHKFGPETENRRVIIQQIDRTIGYLVEAIERHSLTKNLNVIITSDHGMTTVKKQPNVTEILLTNYIKFRDLVKFDIVDYGGFGMLLPKPGQEEAVYQALKNAHPHLNVYKKEEFPERFHFAKHQRVLPIVMYADSGYNINGQLIIYFNKGDHGFDNVHMDMKTIFRAFGPDFKKNHVAEPFDSIHIYPLMCKLLGVTPEPHNGSLAITQEMLVDSYDQQPGAETQKTMALQKAVLGLAIVTGILAVLFVASVTYTAIRRKKKQRADRKSRSEPIHLSQF